The Sporomusa termitida genome has a window encoding:
- a CDS encoding superoxide dismutase — translation MANQALRRYVPPGKHKLPPLPYPYNALEPVIGADTIRIHHNHHHKAYVEGLNKAELALVEARRRSDFTYVKYWENELAFNGSGHILHSIYWTIMAPVGCGGEPGPRTLKEINKYFGSFDSFIEQFATAATRVEASGWGILVWNPAWNHLEVLIAEKHQNLTQWGAIPLLVLDVWEHAYYLDYQYNREAYVQDWLKLINWVEVENRLILATQGRLPLLLTE, via the coding sequence ATGGCAAATCAAGCTTTGCGGCGCTATGTTCCCCCGGGCAAGCATAAGCTGCCGCCATTGCCCTATCCATACAATGCCCTTGAACCGGTTATTGGCGCCGATACCATCAGGATCCACCACAACCATCATCACAAAGCGTATGTGGAGGGCTTAAATAAAGCCGAATTAGCGCTGGTGGAGGCGCGGCGGCGCAGTGACTTCACATATGTGAAATATTGGGAAAATGAACTGGCTTTTAATGGTTCCGGACATATTCTGCACAGCATTTACTGGACGATTATGGCCCCTGTGGGCTGTGGCGGTGAGCCCGGCCCGCGTACGTTGAAAGAAATCAATAAATATTTCGGGAGCTTTGACAGCTTTATTGAGCAGTTTGCCACTGCCGCCACCAGAGTGGAGGCCTCCGGCTGGGGGATACTCGTCTGGAATCCGGCGTGGAATCACCTAGAGGTTCTGATTGCCGAGAAACATCAAAACCTCACCCAGTGGGGCGCTATCCCGCTGCTTGTGCTGGACGTATGGGAGCATGCCTACTATCTTGATTATCAATATAATCGCGAGGCCTACGTACAGGACTGGTTAAAACTAATAAACTGGGTCGAGGTTGAGAACCGTCTAATCCTGGCAACGCAAGGCCGGCTGCCTTTATTACTAACAGAGTAA
- a CDS encoding ABC transporter permease, giving the protein MSQVSRDRLVVGIATLLLWQLSTAWLKLLDPQLFPTPAQVFSLLAEDRQVFLKSLVSSVNLLFWGYTLAVLLAVPLGLVIGWKRRLRLAIEPITNILGPIPPIVYIPYAIAILPTFTLSSVFVIFIGAFWPLFINTLSGVEALEKGIVDSARTIGVSRKSMLINILLPGAMPHIVSGGAISLVLAFILLTAAEMIGATSGLGWYVKYFSDFADYPRVVAGIIVIGAVVLTLMTLYRRFTGYLLRWRK; this is encoded by the coding sequence ATGAGCCAGGTAAGCCGTGACCGGCTTGTAGTGGGAATTGCCACCCTGCTGCTGTGGCAGCTAAGTACCGCTTGGTTAAAGCTGCTTGACCCGCAACTCTTTCCAACCCCAGCACAGGTCTTTAGCCTGCTTGCCGAAGACCGGCAAGTATTTCTAAAAAGCTTAGTGAGTTCTGTTAATCTGCTGTTTTGGGGTTACACCCTGGCAGTACTGCTCGCTGTCCCCCTGGGGCTTGTTATTGGCTGGAAGCGCCGCCTGCGCCTGGCGATTGAACCGATCACCAATATTCTGGGTCCGATCCCGCCTATCGTCTATATTCCTTATGCCATTGCCATCCTGCCGACCTTTACCCTATCTTCGGTATTTGTTATATTTATCGGCGCGTTTTGGCCGCTGTTTATCAATACCCTCTCTGGTGTGGAGGCTTTGGAAAAAGGCATAGTGGACTCGGCCAGAACTATCGGCGTAAGCCGCAAATCGATGCTTATTAACATTCTCTTGCCGGGAGCCATGCCGCATATCGTCAGCGGCGGTGCCATCAGCCTGGTATTGGCCTTTATCCTGTTAACAGCCGCTGAAATGATTGGTGCAACAAGCGGTTTAGGTTGGTATGTAAAGTACTTCTCAGACTTTGCCGACTACCCGCGGGTAGTCGCCGGTATAATTGTCATCGGCGCTGTTGTCCTTACACTAATGACCCTCTACAGGCGTTTTACCGGTTACCTGCTGCGCTGGCGGAAATAA
- a CDS encoding ABC transporter ATP-binding protein, whose amino-acid sequence MALLHLDSVSLTYPGDDLPAIANLSLTINQGELLAVVGPSGCGKSSTIGLLAGLTPVTGGLLTLNGNPIVAPGPDRAVVFQDYSLFPWMTALDNISFALQESGRATGKAAKHEARKLLDMVGLGSYSHKYPAELSGGMRQRVAIARAFALDAPVYLMDEPFGAVDARNRVSLQELLLKLWTGDGNKKTIFLVTHDIDEALYLADRIAVFTPGPGRILKLIDVPFPRPRRRFFLVQDPHYISLRNEILSLLQKEILEELQQVEGGAGI is encoded by the coding sequence GTGGCCTTATTGCATCTCGACTCAGTGTCTCTTACCTATCCGGGCGATGATCTTCCCGCCATAGCCAATCTGTCTCTGACCATTAACCAAGGTGAGCTTCTGGCAGTAGTCGGCCCCAGCGGCTGCGGTAAAAGCTCCACGATCGGGCTCCTGGCCGGACTAACGCCGGTCACCGGCGGCCTGCTTACCCTTAACGGCAACCCCATTGTCGCCCCCGGCCCCGACAGGGCGGTAGTTTTTCAGGATTACTCCCTGTTTCCCTGGATGACAGCCCTTGACAACATTAGTTTTGCCTTGCAGGAATCAGGCCGTGCCACAGGTAAAGCAGCCAAACACGAAGCACGCAAACTATTGGATATGGTCGGTCTTGGCAGTTACAGCCATAAATACCCTGCGGAACTGTCTGGCGGCATGCGTCAGCGGGTGGCTATCGCCCGGGCCTTTGCGCTTGACGCTCCAGTCTACCTCATGGATGAGCCCTTTGGCGCTGTTGATGCCAGAAACCGGGTAAGCCTGCAAGAATTGTTACTCAAGCTGTGGACTGGAGACGGCAACAAGAAAACTATCTTTCTGGTAACTCACGATATTGATGAAGCTTTATATCTCGCCGACCGTATTGCCGTATTTACCCCTGGCCCGGGTCGGATCCTGAAGCTTATTGATGTGCCTTTCCCCCGCCCCCGGCGCCGTTTTTTTCTGGTTCAGGATCCGCACTACATCTCACTGCGCAATGAAATTCTCTCCTTGCTGCAGAAAGAAATCCTGGAAGAGCTGCAGCAAGTGGAAGGAGGCGCAGGTATATGA
- a CDS encoding ABC transporter substrate-binding protein, which produces MFKHRLISTGLAVSLILSLLLAGCGQQKAPQAASTPAQSTAPADKIKFNIGYLPAVGHVLYFVAKEKGFYEQEGLDVELFQFTNSGEGLNAIKAGKLDAGSFGTAAPQVFIAKGTPFVDIGGMQSEGHAVVTKPENAQQFSTLQGFVGKKVATVRLATGDAVWRSALSKAGIDWKTQVIIQELDSPAAVLEAVKKGAADAGLVWVPFSEMAEKQGLTLVSWSSEYMDGHVCCRVVALDDKLTTNKEAYIRFSRASIRAYDFYINNQAETLDILSKYVKLDKELLRNSTYSGHIHSIPDPDKKRFVAFWEAMKAAGYIQSDIDITKHVNSDIYKTALDQLKQREPQNTTYQQLDKDFVVNNL; this is translated from the coding sequence GTGTTTAAGCATCGACTGATTAGTACAGGCCTCGCTGTTTCCCTGATTCTTAGCCTCCTGCTGGCCGGCTGCGGCCAACAAAAGGCGCCGCAGGCAGCATCCACGCCAGCGCAGTCAACTGCCCCGGCCGATAAAATCAAATTCAACATCGGTTACCTGCCGGCAGTTGGTCACGTACTCTATTTTGTCGCCAAAGAGAAAGGCTTCTATGAGCAGGAAGGGCTTGATGTCGAGCTTTTTCAATTCACCAACTCCGGTGAAGGTCTAAATGCCATAAAAGCCGGCAAACTGGACGCCGGTTCTTTTGGCACAGCAGCCCCACAGGTCTTCATCGCCAAGGGGACTCCCTTTGTAGACATCGGCGGTATGCAAAGTGAAGGCCATGCCGTTGTCACCAAACCTGAAAATGCCCAGCAATTTTCCACCCTGCAGGGATTTGTCGGCAAAAAGGTGGCTACCGTTCGCCTGGCAACCGGGGATGCGGTCTGGCGCTCAGCCCTGTCTAAAGCCGGTATTGACTGGAAAACCCAGGTAATCATCCAGGAGCTTGATTCGCCGGCTGCCGTGCTTGAGGCAGTAAAAAAAGGCGCAGCCGATGCCGGCCTGGTATGGGTTCCCTTTTCTGAGATGGCTGAAAAACAAGGGCTGACGCTTGTTTCCTGGTCGTCCGAGTACATGGACGGTCATGTCTGCTGCCGGGTAGTAGCCCTTGATGATAAACTAACAACTAACAAAGAGGCTTATATCCGGTTTAGCCGCGCCAGCATTCGCGCCTATGATTTTTACATCAACAACCAGGCGGAAACCTTGGATATCCTCAGCAAATATGTCAAACTGGATAAAGAACTGCTCAGAAACTCCACCTATAGCGGTCACATCCATAGCATTCCCGATCCTGACAAAAAACGTTTTGTTGCCTTTTGGGAAGCTATGAAAGCTGCCGGTTATATCCAAAGTGATATCGATATCACCAAACATGTAAATAGTGATATCTATAAAACAGCACTGGACCAACTAAAACAAAGGGAACCGCAAAATACCACTTATCAACAGCTTGACAAAGACTTTGTGGTGAACAACCTATAA
- a CDS encoding DUF1847 domain-containing protein, with protein sequence MSDQPASDHLSCSSCHQLNCYRRDKRFPDFCLSVTPRGPADIDAEIETVKELYLEEGSDRSMALAAAEIEGLYYGKLTRVEEIIAFAKRIGAKKIGIATCIGLIDETRVFVRVLAAKGLDSYSVLCKVGSIDKTEIGVPPEYKVQQGCHESLCNPILQARLLNQAGTDLNIIVGLCVGHDSLFIKHSEAPVTTLITKDRVLGHNPAAALYTSGFYYKRLLQEEKE encoded by the coding sequence ATGAGTGATCAACCTGCTTCCGACCATCTAAGCTGTTCCAGCTGCCACCAGCTAAACTGTTATCGCCGTGACAAACGGTTTCCTGACTTTTGCCTGAGTGTGACCCCGCGCGGTCCGGCCGACATTGATGCTGAAATAGAAACGGTCAAGGAGCTTTATCTCGAAGAAGGTTCTGACCGCAGTATGGCTCTGGCAGCTGCCGAGATTGAGGGATTATATTATGGTAAGCTTACGCGGGTCGAAGAAATCATTGCTTTTGCCAAAAGAATTGGCGCGAAAAAAATCGGTATCGCTACCTGCATTGGGCTCATTGATGAAACGCGTGTCTTTGTCCGGGTACTTGCCGCTAAAGGTCTTGACAGCTACAGTGTCCTCTGCAAAGTAGGCTCAATTGATAAAACAGAAATCGGCGTACCCCCTGAATATAAGGTGCAGCAGGGCTGCCATGAATCCCTGTGCAATCCGATCCTCCAGGCCCGGCTGCTCAATCAGGCCGGTACTGACCTGAATATTATTGTGGGTTTATGCGTCGGCCATGATTCTTTATTCATCAAACACTCTGAGGCCCCGGTCACGACCCTGATTACCAAGGACCGGGTGTTAGGCCACAATCCGGCAGCAGCACTTTATACCAGCGGTTTTTATTACAAACGGCTTCTACAAGAAGAAAAGGAGTGA